Proteins encoded in a region of the Thermococcus stetteri genome:
- a CDS encoding Mrp/NBP35 family ATP-binding protein codes for MNEIDPREIAINARLEGVKRIIPVVSGKGGVGKSLVSTTLALVLAEKGHKVGLLDLDFHGASDHVILGFEPKEFPEEDRGVVPPTVHGIKFMTIAYYTEDRPTPLRGREISDALIELLTITRWDELDYLIIDMPPGLGDQLLDVLRFLKRGEFLVVATPSKLSLNVVRKLIELLREEGHRILGLVENMKHSAQLEGEKDVKKLAEEFGVPYLAGIPFYPELDAKVGNVEEFMKTEFAERIRELAERL; via the coding sequence ATGAACGAGATAGACCCAAGGGAAATCGCGATAAACGCGAGGCTTGAGGGAGTTAAGCGAATCATTCCAGTTGTCAGCGGAAAGGGCGGCGTCGGAAAGTCCCTCGTATCAACGACCCTCGCGCTCGTCCTGGCAGAGAAGGGCCACAAAGTCGGACTCCTCGACCTCGACTTCCATGGGGCAAGCGATCACGTCATCCTTGGCTTTGAGCCCAAGGAGTTCCCGGAAGAGGACAGGGGTGTTGTCCCGCCGACGGTGCATGGAATAAAGTTCATGACCATCGCGTATTACACCGAGGACAGGCCGACGCCCCTCAGGGGAAGGGAAATAAGCGACGCCCTCATTGAGCTCCTCACGATAACGCGCTGGGACGAGCTGGACTACCTCATCATCGACATGCCGCCTGGCTTGGGCGACCAGCTCCTCGACGTTCTCCGCTTTCTCAAGAGGGGTGAGTTCCTCGTCGTTGCAACGCCTTCAAAGCTTTCCCTCAACGTCGTGAGGAAGCTGATAGAGCTCCTCAGGGAGGAGGGGCACAGGATCCTCGGCCTCGTTGAGAATATGAAGCATTCGGCGCAGCTCGAGGGCGAGAAGGACGTTAAAAAACTCGCTGAGGAGTTCGGCGTTCCCTATCTCGCTGGCATACCCTTCTATCCGGAGCTCGACGCGAAGGTTGGGAACGTTGAGGAGTTCATGAAGACGGAGTTCGCGGAAAGGATAAGGGAGCTGGCCGAGAGGCTCTGA